The Elaeis guineensis isolate ETL-2024a chromosome 5, EG11, whole genome shotgun sequence DNA segment ACTCAACTAGTGATCCTTTCATTAACTCTGTTAAGACCAACAATAACCTATCCTAGTGAGCACACTGAATAAAATGATCATTACCTATCGAATAAATAGGTATATTTGTAGGTATATGGTTACATACGTATgcaactacacataaatatgcaCTTAGCTATTATCTGTGAGACAGAAGACCTACTTCACAATACACTGGATTTTGAATACTACTGTCAAATGTAAAATCAATAACCATAACCAATTTCAAACAGTACATTTTGAGTAATATCATGTCAGGCCAAGGTTCACCATGCCAATGTGTACTGCACTGTACCAAGTATACCATACCATAACCAAACGAATACTTAGTATGGGAGCATACTGCGTATCAGTGTGCTGAACCAACCTATACCAAACACTATACCGACATGGCACTGGTAAGGGACTGAAAGTGGAGCTGCAAACCCTATGTCAAGCTTTCAATAGTCAACTTTGGTTGGTATTCATTACAATAGCACATTTCGAAGCAGGTCTTGTTTTCTTCTTGTTGCTTATCTCAAGCTTGGGCCTAGACAAAGCTTGAAGCTTTCTAGGGCAAAGAGAGAGACAATCTACATAGGCAAGGCAGCCAAACCACGACACATAGCATAGATGATATAGTTCTCACTCTCATCACCTGACTTACACTACATGCAAGTGTTGTTGCCTGCAAACAGTTGCCATATAAGAGCAATTCCGGGAGAGTAAGGTAGGCGGAAAACTGGTATATAATGCTAAATCTACAAACAGACATGctcaaatccaaaaagaaaaagttttCACAAGACAATCTTTCACGAATTTTGTTTGATGTTAGAAGCATTCTGAATTGCAAGATAACCCATCGGAAGTAACTAATGCTTCATAGCTGCATGCAGCCATCAGATGGCCAGGTCTAATATTGTCATCCAAACAAAAAAGCAAATATACAggcataatattttttaaaatataaatttgaaaataCCTCAATCCATTGTGCCAGCTTGGGCCTGCCTTTGGTGATGTCATAGTTTTTAACATCCAAAAATGCAGTTTGAAACCTTTCAATGAACGGGATGTATGCAATATCCACCTAGGAATTGCATTTTAACCAAAGTATTAGACCAGATTAAAAGGGAAAAAACATAGTTTCCCACAACTATAAAAATAACAAATCTTATTAATGAATCATGAAAGGAACAAAAAACTAAATATCCATCTGGGTGTATTGCTTGTCAGGTAAACATAACATAGTTTCAGTAAACATGTCATAGTTTTAGTAAACATATCATAGTTTTAGTAAGCACATCATAGTTTTAGTAACAAACAAATTGTGGCATTATCATACTGAAAATGTTCTATAGCCAACACAGTCATACCCAAAAATTTACTCCCCCAtctccccccccccaccccaccccaacaaaaaaaaagaaaagaaaagaaagaaaaacaacatTAAAGTGGTAGACCTGTTCCATGATATTACTTGTAGAAGAATAAGATCTGCCTTATGAAGCAAGGTATAACTAGCATTCTTTGTGCAACTACATTCATCTAAACATTCTTTTGTACTGCTATGGGCAAAAGAAGTGGGGCAGATATAACAAAAGGACTCTGCATATGACTAAACAGAATATTCACGATGGCTCTCAGGTTCCATCAAGCAGAAATTGTCTACATGGAAATTCCTAATGTCAGAAAATGGTCTGGCTACACATTTGAAGCTAATTGGTGAAATATCAGTCTCAGTTATATTTAACAGCAGCATATGTGGAATTATTATCTGTGGTAATACATACTGATACAGCAAAAAGCATCACCCTTTCACAGGAACACTCATAACGGAACAAAGaagtgcacaaaaaaaaaaaggtaaaatacTACTTCCCAAGTGAAATATGCCCCATATATTGTACTCAAAGGCAATGATGCTTCCTCATTTACAGAGACTAATGTGGAAATGAACGAGTTAAAAGCAATGCAGAAACAGAGGTTTACAAGGTAGTCAGGATGTATTGAGAAAGCATATTAAAATAAACTAAATATTAAGGAGCCCTTTTGTATAATGCACAAAGCAATTCAATAAGATAATCTAAAGGATGGTATGCATCACAGTGTCCAACAGTATGAAATTATAGATAGCTAGGCTTCTACCGAGTCACAATAACAAATTATATTATGGGCAAAATCAAAAGTGAATCTTCATGgggaaacaagaaaaagaaattgCTGAAAACAATGATCAAAAATCTAGAAAGAAAACAGTGTATGCTTACGAGACTAAATTCGCCGAGGAAAAATGGTCCATCATCAAATTTTGAGAGGGCACCTTCTATCTTGTCAAAAGCAGCACCTGATGCAGAACACTTAAGCAAATTAGTATGTACTAATGCAGGTCTTCAGTTTCTTATTTGAGGAGTACATGTACAAAAGTTGAGAAAAATAAACTCTCACCAGCTTCATCACCCACGCCCCCCTTGGAAGCTAATGCTGTGTACATAATTTTGTTGAATTCATCGCTGTAAGCCAGCAGCTCCTCTGCAAATTGCTGCTTCCCAGGATCCTACAAATTTCCACAGCAAAAATCGAAACAAGTTTAGACTAAAGCATGATTTTTGTCAAGGTAAAAGGATGCTTATTTCTTACACTTGGAAGCAACGAAGGGCCTTCAAAGTGGCGATCAATATATTTAAGCAAATCCAGACTCTCTCCTTTGACCTCATTATTATGCTCCAATGAAGGCACCTGTCTCACAAATTTACAAGATAAGTATTGACAGAGACATATTCACATACGGCATTTTTtgctttttttcaaaaagacctaTTTTGAAGAATAATATTGCAGGAAATAACCAACAGGCGAAACATGGGAAAGGAAGAGGAGGGATAAAGACAAGATGAATAAATCCCTTCAAACTAAATGTTCAGCATATATGTATGCTTACAATATACTACCATAtgaaacataaataaataaatccaaCATAAAGGATTTAGCTTTTAAACTTGTTGGGCATAAGCCCAACAACTTAAGCAGTCAAAACTAGAACGTGCTTTTAATGAAGATCATAAGTACAGAAAAAGGCTTCTATCCTCTCAACAAAGGCAAACAAAGGAAATACATCTAGAACAAGCATGCACTATAAGGATAAAGAACACAATATCAAAAACATATCACGTACCTTATTTGTCGGGTAAACCTTTTCTTTGTACCAAGCTGGCCTATTCATCAGATCAATAGGAACCAATTTGATCTTATCCTGCAATCCCTGCTTTCCAAAaaaaacatataaaaaaaatttgtaagaaaaaaataattcttgCCACAGGACCTAATTACGAAATTCTACACATCccattaaaataagtcatataaAGCCCGCCTTCAGTGATTTTTCAGAGATAACTAAATTTTACAGGCAGGACATTCAACCTATCAACCAAGTGAATCTTGTTCTTATGGATAAGTAAAACAAAAGTACGGTAAATCTTGAAACCATTCAGTGAATTCACTGCATACTTcatcaacaaaaagaaaaaaaaaaaaaaacggagctgaccaaagaaaaagaaaagaagggaaatACCTTATAGTTTCGAGCAATCCAGGTGCGTTGCGCATATGGGCAAATATAAGCTATATACAGCCTTCAAACCCAACATAAATTAACGATGATTAGATATATAGATATCAGAACTACTGCTGTTGGAAATAAATACCAAACCAAAATCTACAGTCATTATTCTTGCCTTAATAAGAATTCCcagaatctaaaataaaaaaaaaaatccaaatagaaattaaaaaaagaggAATTGAAGAACGAAGTTACTTGGTGGTCCCATCAAAGATGGGAGGCGGTTCGGAAGTAGAATCAAGAGTCGGTGGTAGGACCTCCTTCACGCAACTACACGaacaaaagattaaaatatcagaAAAAACCACTATGAATTGAAAAACAAAACATGTTGCCACTATTAAAAAGACCAAACGGCTCAGGTATCAAAGCCATGGGTCAGAATATTTCTTGAAATAAAATCAAACAATGCGGATAAATTGGTCGACGAAAACCCCCAAAAAAACTCGGGAAAAATCCAATGGGATCGAATCAAGAAATGGAGATGTCTTAAAAGGGGTTTGGGGAATACGCTGCCATGGTGAATCTCTCCGAGATCTCGTGGGTTTGTTTCCCTGGTCTCGGTACGCTTATATAGAGAGTGAAGTGGAGCTTCAAACGGCAACCGACGGACGCGTAACGGAGGCGTCATCACTGACTATAGAAGAACGTCAACCTGCCGGACACGTAACGGAGGCGTCATCAATGACGATAGAAGAGAGGCCTGGCCGTCCCGAACTTTTCCATTAATTTTAGAAGATTAATAAAATGTTACCATTTATTGGGTCCAGAAGGTTCGCTTAAATGCCGATTTCGCGTCTAGGTTCAATGATGTGATTAGAGACTTGACGGCGACGGAAAATGGGTTTGGTGCAGCAGTGTTCCCGCGGCCGTGCAGAAAA contains these protein-coding regions:
- the LOC105044685 gene encoding protein IN2-1 homolog B: MAACVKEVLPPTLDSTSEPPPIFDGTTKLYIAYICPYAQRTWIARNYKGLQDKIKLVPIDLMNRPAWYKEKVYPTNKVPSLEHNNEVKGESLDLLKYIDRHFEGPSLLPSDPGKQQFAEELLAYSDEFNKIMYTALASKGGVGDEAGAAFDKIEGALSKFDDGPFFLGEFSLVDIAYIPFIERFQTAFLDVKNYDITKGRPKLAQWIEEFNKIDAYSQTRVDPQLLLSILKTRLGIA